In one Janibacter cremeus genomic region, the following are encoded:
- a CDS encoding MFS transporter: MTEPALLERTSRRGLLALTAVTLGSGIALLDATIVGIALPTIGRDLDAGLSGLQWINNGYVLTLASLILVGGGLGDRWGRRRMYLVGMVWFALASLGCALAPSTEWLVAARMLQGVGAALLTPGGLAIIQSSFRPKDRPWAIGTWAGVSGIATAIGPFLGGWILDHLTWHWIFAVNVPLCALVIGLALVAVPESRDVESAGSFDLAGAGTTVVALGALTWLLTSGSGAKGASLAVAGTALLLAVIGFVVAETRARRPLVPFSLFTSRVFAAANLMTFLVYGALGAILFVLVIQLQTSSGWSPLASGLATLPVTGLLLLLSPRMAELADRTGPRLPMSVGPLTCAVGVLVLAGVGPGTGWGLVLTGTTVFALGLAALVSPLTAAVLAAAPDRLAGSASGINNAVARTGTLLAVAAIPPLVGLTGDDYTDPAALTEGYRLATFVIAGLLLLGGGVSWVGLRPTRP; encoded by the coding sequence ATGACAGAGCCCGCGCTGCTCGAGCGCACGTCCCGCCGCGGACTGCTCGCCCTGACCGCCGTGACACTCGGCTCCGGGATCGCCCTGCTCGACGCGACGATCGTGGGGATCGCCCTGCCGACGATCGGACGTGACCTGGACGCGGGCCTCAGCGGGCTGCAGTGGATCAACAACGGCTACGTGCTCACCCTCGCCTCGCTGATCCTCGTCGGCGGCGGACTCGGTGACCGGTGGGGTCGGCGCCGGATGTACCTCGTCGGGATGGTCTGGTTCGCCCTCGCCTCGCTGGGGTGCGCCCTGGCACCGAGCACGGAGTGGCTGGTCGCCGCGCGGATGCTGCAGGGGGTCGGCGCGGCACTGCTGACCCCCGGCGGGCTGGCGATCATCCAGAGCTCCTTCCGGCCGAAGGACCGGCCCTGGGCCATCGGCACCTGGGCGGGGGTCTCGGGTATCGCGACGGCCATCGGGCCCTTCCTCGGCGGCTGGATCCTCGATCACCTCACCTGGCACTGGATCTTCGCGGTCAATGTGCCCCTGTGCGCTCTCGTCATCGGCCTCGCGCTCGTCGCGGTGCCGGAGTCGCGTGACGTCGAGTCGGCCGGTTCCTTCGACCTCGCCGGGGCGGGGACCACGGTGGTCGCGCTGGGGGCCCTCACCTGGTTGCTCACCAGCGGGTCGGGGGCGAAGGGGGCCTCCCTCGCCGTCGCGGGCACGGCCCTCCTCCTCGCGGTGATCGGCTTCGTCGTTGCCGAGACCCGGGCCCGCCGTCCCCTCGTGCCCTTCTCCCTGTTCACCTCGAGGGTGTTCGCCGCGGCCAACCTGATGACCTTCCTCGTCTACGGGGCGCTCGGGGCGATCCTCTTCGTCCTCGTCATCCAGCTGCAGACCTCGTCGGGGTGGTCGCCGCTGGCCTCTGGCCTGGCGACCCTGCCGGTCACCGGGCTGCTCCTGCTGCTCTCCCCTCGCATGGCCGAGCTGGCCGACCGCACCGGGCCGCGGCTGCCGATGAGCGTCGGCCCCCTGACGTGCGCCGTCGGGGTGCTCGTCCTCGCGGGTGTCGGCCCGGGGACCGGCTGGGGGCTCGTGCTGACGGGGACGACGGTCTTCGCCCTCGGCCTGGCCGCGTTGGTCTCACCGCTGACCGCGGCGGTCCTCGCGGCCGCACCGGACCGTCTGGCGGGCTCGGCCAGCGGGATCAACAACGCCGTCGCCCGCACCGGCACCCTGCTGGCGGTCGCGGCGATCCCACCGCTGGTCGGGCTGACGGGGGACGACTACACCGACCCGGCCGCGCTGACGGAGGGGTACCGGTTGGCGACCTTCGTCATCGCGGGTCTGCTGCTGCTCGGTGGCGGCGTCAGCTGGGTCGGCCTGCGCCCGACCCGGCCGTGA
- a CDS encoding SAM-dependent methyltransferase — MTAVVPTVNQPICLRRPALRPWCLRAHIARPVVTAVLDRAPVRVTMPDGTTLGGGRDVDAPTLRILHPTALFERMAHHPKIGFGEGYMAGDWDAAPGTDLADALLPFAQRVTSLVPPVLHRMRRVVDRRIPTGTRNTLVGSRKNIEAHYDLSNDLFEAFLDETLSYSSALFDRSRPLAEQTLAEAQRAKIEAVLDAADVAAGSRVLEIGTGWGSLAIAAARRGATVTSITLSHEQAALARERIAAADGDEPGLTERIEVRLQDYREVTGEFDAIVSVEMIEAVGEEYWPTYFRAIDDLLAPGGVAAIQAILMSHERYRATRHSYGWIQKHIFPGGLIPSERAIEETTREHTSLRITDTHRFGRDYAETLRRWRRTFLQEWPTIAASGFDETFRRKWEFYLAYCEAGFAADYIDVAQIRLERQETR, encoded by the coding sequence ATGACTGCAGTCGTGCCCACCGTCAACCAACCGATCTGCCTGCGCCGTCCCGCCCTTCGCCCGTGGTGCCTGCGGGCCCACATCGCGCGGCCGGTCGTCACCGCCGTGCTCGACCGCGCGCCCGTGCGGGTGACCATGCCCGACGGCACCACCCTCGGCGGAGGACGCGACGTCGATGCCCCGACGCTGCGGATCCTGCACCCCACGGCCCTCTTCGAGCGGATGGCCCACCACCCGAAGATCGGTTTCGGGGAGGGGTACATGGCCGGGGACTGGGACGCGGCTCCGGGCACCGACCTGGCCGACGCCCTCCTGCCCTTCGCGCAGCGGGTGACGAGCCTCGTGCCGCCGGTGCTGCACCGGATGCGCCGCGTCGTCGACCGCCGCATCCCGACCGGCACGCGCAACACCCTCGTCGGCTCGCGGAAGAACATCGAGGCGCACTACGACCTCAGCAACGACCTCTTCGAGGCCTTCCTCGACGAGACCCTCAGCTACAGCTCGGCCCTCTTCGACCGGAGCCGCCCGCTGGCCGAGCAGACCCTCGCGGAGGCGCAGCGGGCGAAGATCGAGGCCGTGCTCGACGCGGCCGACGTCGCCGCCGGCTCACGCGTGCTGGAGATCGGTACCGGCTGGGGGTCCCTCGCGATCGCCGCGGCCCGTCGCGGGGCCACCGTCACCTCGATCACCCTCTCCCACGAGCAGGCCGCCCTCGCCCGCGAGCGCATCGCTGCCGCCGACGGGGACGAGCCGGGGCTGACCGAGCGCATCGAGGTGCGCCTGCAGGACTACCGCGAGGTCACCGGCGAGTTCGACGCCATCGTCAGCGTCGAGATGATCGAGGCGGTCGGGGAGGAGTACTGGCCGACGTACTTCCGCGCGATCGACGACCTCCTGGCCCCCGGCGGGGTCGCAGCGATCCAGGCGATCCTCATGTCGCACGAGCGCTACCGGGCGACGCGCCACTCCTACGGCTGGATCCAGAAGCACATCTTCCCCGGGGGGCTCATCCCCTCCGAGCGGGCCATCGAGGAGACGACGAGGGAGCACACCTCGCTGCGGATCACGGACACCCACCGGTTCGGTCGCGACTACGCGGAGACGCTGCGACGATGGCGTCGGACGTTCCTGCAGGAGTGGCCGACCATCGCCGCAAGCGGTTTCGACGAGACCTTCCGGCGCAAGTGGGAGTTCTACCTCGCCTACTGCGAGGCCGGCTTCGCCGCCGACTACATCGACGTCGCCCAGATCCGACTCGAACGACAGGAGACCCGATGA
- a CDS encoding molybdopterin oxidoreductase family protein, producing MDRTRIEDPWGRRTPFARGHMWPERVDEYFTDGVRAEDVQEWVPAASILDSNGDAMDIAVMDGRMVGVRGRATDRVNRGRLDIKSLHGWESGSSRDRLTTPMVREGGELVPTDWDTAMGRVVERCRRELESKGPRAISFYTSGQLFAEEYYTLTTIARAGIGTDHLDGNTRLCTATAGEALKETFGSDGQPASYADIDHADVIALFGHNVAETQPVLWMRILDRLAGEDPPRLLVVDPRRTVVAEHATVHLAPRPGTNLALLNALLHEVIERDHVDHAFVEEHTVGYGTLADEVADCTPEWAAQVCGLEATDIVAAAELVGGAERLLATVLQGVYQSHQATATAVQVNNLVLLRGMLARPGCGVLQMNGQPTAENTRECGADGDLPAFRNWQNDEHIRQLAEIWNVDMMQVPHHSPPTHVMEMFHHMQEGTITFLWISATNPAVSLPELARIRSILSDENLFVVVQDIFPTETTALADVVLPAAGWGEKTGTFTNTDRTVHLTERAVDPPGQARPDLDIFLDFAARMELTDRDGGPLVTWHDPESAFEAWKRCSAGRPCDYSGMSYDLLRERGGIQWPCTEERPDGTERLYEDGGFWAAPALCETYGRDLVTGASVQPTDYKALNPHGKAVLKGATYLPPHEEPDDEYPMYLTTGRTIYHFHTRTKTGRAPELNDAAPRVWVELSETDATEIGVAEGDRVQVSTPRGAMRGEVRLGDCRPGVAFVPFHYGYWDTDHPTGPPSEADGRAANETTVTDWDPVSKQPMFKLGVARIEKVTS from the coding sequence ATGGACCGGACACGGATCGAGGACCCATGGGGTCGACGGACCCCCTTCGCCAGGGGGCACATGTGGCCCGAACGGGTGGACGAGTACTTCACGGACGGCGTACGAGCGGAGGACGTGCAGGAGTGGGTGCCCGCCGCCTCGATCCTGGACTCCAACGGGGACGCGATGGACATCGCGGTGATGGACGGGCGCATGGTCGGCGTGCGCGGCAGGGCCACGGACCGCGTCAACCGGGGTCGGCTGGACATCAAGTCCCTGCACGGCTGGGAGTCGGGCAGCTCCCGTGACCGGCTCACCACGCCGATGGTGCGCGAAGGGGGTGAGCTCGTCCCGACCGACTGGGACACGGCCATGGGGCGCGTGGTGGAGCGCTGCCGCCGGGAGCTGGAGTCGAAGGGGCCCCGGGCGATCAGCTTCTACACCAGCGGTCAGCTCTTCGCCGAGGAGTACTACACGCTGACCACGATCGCCCGTGCCGGGATCGGGACCGACCACCTGGACGGCAACACCCGGTTGTGCACGGCGACCGCGGGGGAGGCGCTGAAGGAGACCTTCGGCAGCGACGGCCAGCCGGCGAGCTACGCCGACATCGACCACGCCGACGTCATCGCCCTCTTCGGGCACAACGTCGCCGAGACCCAGCCCGTGCTGTGGATGCGCATCCTGGACCGCCTGGCCGGCGAGGACCCACCGAGGCTGCTCGTCGTCGACCCGCGTCGCACGGTCGTCGCCGAGCACGCGACGGTCCACCTCGCGCCGCGGCCGGGCACCAACCTCGCGCTGCTCAACGCCCTGCTGCACGAGGTGATCGAGCGCGACCACGTCGACCACGCGTTCGTGGAGGAGCACACCGTCGGGTACGGCACCCTCGCCGACGAGGTCGCCGACTGCACCCCCGAGTGGGCGGCGCAGGTGTGTGGCCTGGAGGCCACCGACATCGTCGCCGCGGCCGAGCTGGTGGGTGGTGCCGAGAGGCTGCTCGCGACCGTCCTGCAGGGCGTGTACCAGTCGCACCAGGCCACGGCGACCGCGGTGCAGGTGAACAACCTCGTGCTCCTGCGGGGGATGCTCGCTCGTCCCGGCTGCGGGGTGCTGCAGATGAACGGGCAGCCGACTGCGGAGAACACCCGGGAGTGCGGCGCCGACGGTGATCTGCCCGCCTTCCGCAACTGGCAGAACGACGAGCACATCCGGCAGCTGGCCGAGATCTGGAACGTCGACATGATGCAGGTGCCGCACCACAGCCCGCCGACGCACGTGATGGAGATGTTCCACCACATGCAGGAGGGGACGATCACCTTCCTGTGGATCTCGGCGACCAACCCGGCGGTCTCGCTGCCCGAGCTCGCCCGGATCCGCTCGATCCTCTCGGACGAGAACCTCTTCGTCGTCGTCCAGGACATCTTCCCCACCGAGACCACCGCGCTCGCCGATGTCGTCTTGCCGGCCGCCGGGTGGGGTGAGAAGACCGGGACCTTCACCAACACCGACCGCACGGTCCACCTGACCGAGCGTGCGGTGGACCCGCCCGGGCAGGCCCGCCCGGACCTGGACATCTTCCTCGACTTCGCCGCCCGGATGGAGCTGACCGACCGCGACGGCGGCCCGCTGGTCACCTGGCACGACCCCGAGTCGGCCTTCGAGGCGTGGAAGCGGTGCAGCGCCGGTCGTCCCTGCGACTACAGCGGGATGTCCTACGACCTGCTGCGTGAGCGCGGCGGCATCCAGTGGCCGTGCACGGAGGAGCGTCCGGACGGGACCGAGCGCCTCTACGAGGACGGCGGCTTCTGGGCCGCCCCGGCGCTGTGCGAGACCTACGGGCGTGACCTGGTCACCGGCGCCTCGGTCCAGCCGACCGACTACAAGGCGCTCAATCCCCACGGGAAGGCCGTGCTCAAGGGGGCGACCTACCTGCCGCCGCACGAGGAGCCTGACGACGAGTACCCGATGTACCTGACCACCGGGCGCACGATCTACCACTTCCACACCCGCACCAAGACCGGCCGGGCGCCGGAGCTCAACGACGCCGCCCCACGGGTGTGGGTGGAGCTGTCCGAGACCGACGCCACCGAGATCGGTGTCGCGGAAGGGGACCGGGTGCAGGTCAGCACGCCGCGCGGCGCGATGCGCGGAGAGGTGCGGCTCGGCGACTGCCGTCCCGGCGTCGCCTTCGTGCCGTTCCACTACGGCTACTGGGACACCGACCACCCCACCGGGCCACCGTCGGAGGCCGACGGGCGCGCGGCCAACGAGACGACGGTGACCGACTGGGACCCGGTGTCCAAGCAGCCCATGTTCAAGCTGGGAGTCGCACGCATCGAGAAGGTGACGTCATGA
- a CDS encoding DUF1365 domain-containing protein, translating into MSQEPKHVRRGLPTLPSLVIGTVSHTRRTPLRHAFTNRQYQWLVDVDDLPRHGWPLRALTRIEARDHLDGGRLGGGIRGDVERFLARRGVTLEAGDRVVMLANARVLGHVFDPLTVFWCLAPDGGLRACIFEVHNTYGERHAYLLDVDTAGRARTDKAFYVSPFNDTSGEYAVSLTLGPDRVAVTVGLDRDGERVLTATTTGVPLPATDAAVVRTATRHLLMTWRVSALIRAHGIRLWARRLPIQPRRPHSQEYVR; encoded by the coding sequence ATGTCGCAGGAGCCCAAGCACGTGCGAAGGGGGCTGCCGACCCTGCCGAGCCTCGTCATCGGGACGGTGAGCCACACCCGTCGCACACCGCTGAGGCACGCCTTCACCAACCGGCAGTACCAGTGGCTCGTCGACGTCGACGACCTACCGCGGCACGGGTGGCCGTTGCGCGCGCTGACCCGGATCGAGGCGCGGGACCATCTCGACGGGGGCCGGCTGGGTGGCGGGATCCGCGGCGACGTCGAGCGCTTCCTGGCCCGCCGGGGCGTGACGCTCGAGGCCGGTGACCGGGTCGTCATGCTCGCCAACGCCCGCGTGCTCGGGCACGTGTTCGACCCGCTCACCGTCTTCTGGTGCCTCGCGCCGGACGGCGGTCTGCGGGCCTGCATCTTCGAGGTGCACAACACCTACGGCGAGCGGCACGCGTACCTGCTCGACGTCGACACCGCCGGTCGGGCGCGCACGGACAAGGCCTTCTACGTCTCACCCTTCAACGACACCAGTGGGGAGTACGCGGTCAGCCTGACGCTCGGCCCCGACCGGGTGGCCGTCACCGTCGGCCTCGACCGGGACGGCGAGCGGGTCCTCACCGCCACCACCACGGGTGTCCCTCTCCCGGCCACCGACGCCGCCGTCGTGCGCACGGCAACGCGGCACCTGCTCATGACCTGGCGCGTCAGCGCCCTGATCCGCGCCCACGGCATCCGGCTGTGGGCCCGCAGACTCCCGATCCAGCCCCGCCGCCCCCACTCCCAGGAGTACGTCCGATGA
- a CDS encoding SDR family NAD(P)-dependent oxidoreductase: protein MSSLVGQRIWLVGASSGIGAALAEELHRRGALVAISARRPEQLDEVARSRFPTVALDATDRESTHAAAVDVRHALGRIDTVIWSVGHWQTFTATDWQADEFAKHVEINLLGLNNVIDATVPEMVARRSGHLVGIASVAGYRGLSGAEAYASTKAAQINLLESMRASLSTKGVRVTTVCPGFVRTDMTATNSFPMPFIIDADEAATEIADGLEADKPEIVFPRRMAVTMKIARVLPVRVWAAITARMARSS from the coding sequence ATGAGCAGCCTCGTGGGCCAGCGCATCTGGCTGGTCGGTGCCTCTAGCGGCATCGGCGCCGCCCTGGCCGAGGAGCTCCACCGCCGCGGTGCGCTGGTCGCCATCAGCGCCCGACGCCCCGAGCAGCTCGACGAGGTCGCCCGGAGCCGCTTCCCCACGGTGGCGCTCGACGCGACCGACCGCGAGTCGACGCACGCGGCCGCGGTGGACGTGCGCCATGCCCTGGGCCGGATCGACACGGTCATCTGGAGCGTGGGGCACTGGCAGACCTTCACGGCGACCGACTGGCAGGCCGACGAGTTCGCCAAGCACGTCGAGATCAACCTCCTAGGGCTGAACAACGTCATCGACGCGACCGTGCCGGAGATGGTCGCGCGGCGCAGCGGGCACCTCGTGGGCATCGCCTCGGTCGCCGGCTACCGCGGACTGTCGGGGGCGGAGGCCTACGCCTCCACCAAGGCGGCCCAGATCAACCTGCTCGAGTCGATGCGCGCATCGCTGTCGACGAAGGGGGTGCGGGTCACCACCGTGTGCCCCGGCTTCGTGCGCACGGACATGACCGCGACCAACTCCTTCCCGATGCCCTTCATCATCGACGCCGACGAGGCCGCCACGGAGATCGCCGACGGGTTGGAGGCGGACAAGCCCGAGATCGTCTTCCCCCGACGGATGGCCGTGACGATGAAGATCGCCCGGGTCCTGCCGGTGCGGGTGTGGGCGGCGATCACGGCGCGCATGGCACGCTCGTCGTGA
- a CDS encoding CPBP family intramembrane glutamic endopeptidase, producing the protein MTRPIRELRAFAAAALVAPVPRDHHEPPALVRRRRVVTAVTLVVGSVILAVALRIPPGDDSFYIAALALAAVWIVGGLSAGRLHVGWARTREGGFARPLVQPVALALLAVAIFLAGAVVVGQVPWLADRVDAVLAHARYGSVWLVWAITVVNGVGEELFFRGALFASVGRRHPIAITTVVYGLATAATGNLMLAVAALVLGVITAAQRRVTGGVLAPIITHVIWSSSMLLLLPPALDLLR; encoded by the coding sequence ATGACGCGTCCCATCCGTGAGTTGCGGGCCTTCGCGGCGGCGGCGCTCGTCGCGCCCGTGCCCCGGGACCACCACGAGCCGCCCGCACTCGTGCGGCGGCGACGGGTCGTGACCGCGGTGACCCTCGTGGTCGGATCCGTCATCCTCGCCGTGGCGCTGCGCATCCCGCCGGGAGACGATTCCTTCTACATCGCAGCCCTGGCCCTGGCCGCTGTCTGGATCGTCGGGGGCCTGTCGGCCGGCCGGTTGCACGTGGGGTGGGCACGCACCCGCGAGGGCGGCTTCGCGCGGCCCCTGGTGCAGCCGGTCGCCCTGGCCCTGCTCGCCGTCGCGATCTTCCTCGCGGGGGCGGTCGTCGTCGGTCAGGTCCCCTGGCTGGCCGATCGGGTCGACGCCGTGCTGGCCCACGCTCGCTACGGGTCGGTTTGGCTCGTCTGGGCGATCACGGTCGTCAACGGTGTCGGCGAGGAGCTGTTCTTCCGCGGCGCGCTCTTCGCCTCCGTCGGACGCCGCCACCCGATCGCCATCACGACGGTGGTCTACGGGCTCGCCACGGCAGCCACCGGCAACCTCATGCTGGCCGTCGCCGCGCTCGTGCTCGGGGTGATCACCGCCGCCCAGCGCCGGGTGACCGGTGGGGTGCTCGCCCCGATCATCACGCACGTCATCTGGTCCAGCTCGATGCTCCTGCTCCTCCCGCCCGCCCTCGACCTCCTGAGGTGA
- a CDS encoding tryptophan-rich sensory protein — translation MNQSDPTPFARGTVLVTGATGYIGGLLVPRLLDDGWTVRVLTRSAERLRAKEWADRVEVVEGDVTSGEDLRAALSGVDVAYYLVHSMDGGGDLARRDREMAAGFASAAADEQVGRIVYLGGLHPEGADLSLHLASRVEVGEVLLSGPVPTAVLQAAVVLGDGSVSFDMLRYLTERLPAMVAPQWLRNRIQPIAVDDALHYLVGAARLPADVNRTFDIGGPEVLTYEQMIQRFAAVNGLRRRLVVGVPVLTPWLASHWVGLITPVEADVAKPLVGSLIHEVVRREWDLDEYVGEPAEGLIGFDEAVRMAMRGARPDHALRDALTITAATVASAAVGAAATQPGSRWYRSLDLPPWQPPALAFPLVWTPLYGSIAVTSVATVTRLEEEGKVAEAARYRRALWLNLVLNTGWSVLFWRVRRPALAAAEAGALAASSADLARRAAASGRRTGWALVPYAAWTGFAAVLSTAIARRNRS, via the coding sequence ATGAACCAGTCCGATCCCACCCCCTTCGCCCGGGGCACGGTGCTCGTCACCGGAGCCACCGGCTACATCGGCGGCCTGCTCGTGCCCCGGCTGCTCGACGACGGTTGGACGGTGCGCGTGCTCACCCGGTCCGCGGAGCGGCTGCGCGCCAAGGAGTGGGCCGACCGGGTCGAGGTCGTCGAGGGTGATGTCACCTCCGGTGAGGACCTGCGCGCCGCGCTGTCCGGGGTCGACGTCGCCTACTACCTGGTGCACTCCATGGACGGCGGGGGTGACCTCGCCCGGCGCGACCGCGAGATGGCCGCGGGGTTCGCCTCGGCGGCGGCCGACGAGCAGGTCGGTCGCATCGTCTACCTCGGTGGTCTGCACCCCGAGGGCGCCGACCTCTCGCTGCACCTCGCCTCCCGGGTCGAGGTCGGTGAGGTGCTGCTGAGCGGACCGGTCCCGACGGCGGTGCTGCAGGCCGCGGTCGTGCTCGGTGACGGGTCCGTCTCCTTCGACATGCTGCGGTACCTCACCGAGCGGCTGCCGGCGATGGTCGCCCCGCAGTGGTTGCGCAACCGGATCCAGCCGATCGCCGTCGACGATGCCCTGCACTACCTCGTCGGGGCCGCTCGGCTGCCGGCCGACGTGAACCGGACCTTCGACATCGGTGGACCGGAGGTGCTCACCTACGAGCAGATGATCCAGCGCTTCGCCGCGGTCAACGGGCTGCGGCGGCGCCTCGTCGTCGGGGTGCCGGTGCTCACCCCGTGGCTCGCCAGCCACTGGGTCGGACTGATCACCCCCGTCGAGGCCGACGTCGCCAAGCCGCTCGTCGGCAGCCTGATCCACGAGGTCGTGCGACGGGAGTGGGACCTCGACGAGTACGTGGGGGAGCCGGCCGAGGGACTCATCGGCTTCGACGAGGCGGTGCGCATGGCGATGCGCGGGGCGCGGCCCGACCACGCGCTGCGCGACGCGCTCACGATCACCGCAGCCACCGTCGCCAGCGCGGCCGTGGGTGCCGCGGCGACCCAGCCGGGCAGCCGCTGGTACCGGTCGTTGGACCTGCCGCCGTGGCAGCCGCCGGCCCTCGCCTTCCCCCTGGTGTGGACCCCGCTGTACGGCAGCATCGCCGTGACCTCGGTCGCCACCGTGACCCGCCTCGAGGAGGAGGGGAAGGTGGCCGAGGCGGCGCGCTACCGACGGGCGCTGTGGCTGAACCTGGTGCTCAACACCGGGTGGAGCGTGCTCTTCTGGCGTGTGCGCAGGCCCGCCCTGGCGGCCGCGGAGGCCGGCGCGCTCGCGGCCAGTTCGGCCGACCTGGCCCGCCGCGCGGCGGCATCCGGGCGACGGACCGGCTGGGCCCTGGTGCCCTACGCGGCGTGGACGGGCTTCGCCGCCGTGCTCTCGACGGCGATCGCGCGACGCAACCGGTCGTAG
- a CDS encoding NAD(P)/FAD-dependent oxidoreductase encodes MTDLHDTSTRSSGARPTAAVIGAGVSGLTAAYVLSRTHEVTLYESDTRLGGHAHTHTVPTSAGTEVRVDSGFIVHNERTYPHLLRLFRELDVPTQPTEMSMSITCDGCGLSWAGGRGAGAVLAQPRRLLDPRFLRMLLEIPRFHRAARALLAGPGEGASTDDADDPTWGEFLQRGGFSDHFIAHFALPLVSCVWSSGDDDSLDYPARHLFAFLEHHGMLSITGSPTWRTVTGGSATYVDALAARLGDVRTNATVTSVTRHADGVDVRTAAGHTAFDKVVLATHADQALALLADATPQEKEDLAAIRYTRNATVLHRDTRHLPTARRARASWNYRSATCGGATEPRVSYWMNRLHGHDEEGDQLIVTLNSPTPIDEGDVVARMNYAHPVFTREAVAAATRLRGAGGDRLAFAGAHLGWGFHEDGCRSGVEAAQRLGVTW; translated from the coding sequence GTGACCGATCTCCACGACACCTCCACCCGGTCCAGCGGTGCGCGGCCGACCGCGGCCGTCATCGGCGCCGGGGTCTCCGGGCTCACCGCGGCGTACGTGCTCTCCCGGACCCACGAGGTCACCCTCTACGAGTCCGACACGCGTCTGGGGGGCCATGCGCACACCCACACCGTGCCCACGAGTGCGGGGACGGAGGTGCGTGTCGACAGCGGCTTCATCGTCCACAACGAGCGGACGTACCCGCACCTGCTGCGCCTCTTCCGCGAGCTCGACGTCCCGACGCAGCCCACCGAGATGAGCATGTCCATCACGTGCGACGGGTGCGGACTGTCCTGGGCCGGAGGGCGCGGGGCCGGCGCCGTCCTCGCCCAGCCGCGACGGTTGCTCGATCCGAGGTTCCTGCGGATGCTCCTGGAGATCCCGCGCTTCCATCGGGCCGCCCGGGCGCTCCTGGCCGGACCGGGGGAGGGGGCGTCCACGGACGACGCCGACGACCCGACGTGGGGCGAGTTCCTGCAGCGGGGCGGCTTCTCGGACCACTTCATCGCCCACTTCGCGCTCCCGCTCGTCTCGTGCGTGTGGTCGTCCGGGGACGACGACTCCCTGGACTACCCGGCCCGGCACCTCTTCGCCTTCCTCGAGCACCACGGCATGCTCAGCATCACCGGGTCCCCGACGTGGCGCACCGTCACCGGCGGGTCGGCCACCTACGTCGACGCGCTCGCTGCGCGCCTGGGTGACGTGCGGACCAACGCGACCGTGACGTCCGTGACCCGGCACGCCGACGGGGTCGACGTGCGCACCGCCGCCGGGCACACCGCCTTCGACAAAGTCGTCCTGGCCACCCACGCCGACCAGGCGCTGGCCCTCCTCGCCGACGCGACACCGCAGGAGAAGGAGGACCTCGCCGCCATCCGCTACACCCGCAACGCGACCGTGCTGCACCGCGACACCCGCCACCTGCCGACCGCCCGACGGGCGCGCGCCTCCTGGAACTACCGCAGCGCCACCTGCGGCGGCGCCACCGAGCCGCGGGTGAGCTACTGGATGAACCGCCTCCACGGCCACGACGAGGAGGGGGACCAGTTAATCGTCACGCTCAACTCCCCGACCCCCATCGACGAAGGGGACGTGGTCGCCCGGATGAACTACGCCCACCCCGTCTTCACCCGGGAGGCGGTCGCGGCCGCCACCCGACTGCGCGGCGCCGGCGGCGACCGGCTCGCCTTCGCCGGCGCGCACCTCGGGTGGGGCTTCCACGAGGACGGCTGCCGCTCCGGGGTCGAGGCGGCGCAGCGGCTCGGGGTGACGTGGTGA
- the dcd gene encoding dCTP deaminase has protein sequence MLLSDRDIRAEIDGGRVALDPWDPAMVQPSSVDVRMDKWFRLFDNHKYPVIDPAQDQSDLTRLIEVDPAEGFVLHPGEFVLGSTLETVTLPDDLAARVEGKSSLGRLGLLTHATAGFVDPGFSGHVTLELSNVATLPIRLWPGMKIGQLCFFRLSSPAENPYGSAAYGSHYQGQRGPTASRSFANFHRTDL, from the coding sequence ATGCTGCTCTCCGACCGGGACATCCGCGCCGAGATCGATGGTGGACGGGTCGCGCTCGACCCCTGGGACCCCGCCATGGTCCAGCCCAGCAGCGTCGACGTGCGCATGGACAAGTGGTTCCGCCTCTTCGACAACCACAAGTACCCCGTCATCGACCCGGCGCAGGACCAGTCGGACCTGACCCGCCTGATCGAGGTCGATCCGGCCGAGGGTTTCGTGCTGCACCCGGGGGAGTTCGTCCTCGGCTCGACCCTGGAGACGGTCACCCTGCCCGACGATCTCGCGGCACGCGTGGAGGGCAAGTCCTCGCTCGGCCGACTCGGCCTGCTCACCCACGCGACCGCCGGCTTCGTCGACCCCGGCTTCTCCGGGCACGTCACTCTCGAGCTGAGCAACGTCGCGACCCTGCCGATCCGGCTGTGGCCGGGGATGAAGATCGGCCAGCTGTGCTTCTTCCGCCTGTCCAGCCCGGCAGAGAACCCGTACGGCTCCGCGGCCTACGGCTCGCACTACCAGGGACAGCGCGGCCCGACCGCGAGCCGTTCCTTCGCCAACTTCCACCGCACGGACCTCTGA